The following are from one region of the Bos mutus isolate GX-2022 chromosome 18, NWIPB_WYAK_1.1, whole genome shotgun sequence genome:
- the ERCC1 gene encoding DNA excision repair protein ERCC-1 has protein sequence MDEEGVHKPAGPPTRKKFLIPTDEDVVPPPGAKPLFRSTRSLPTVETSPPPGPQTYAEYALSGPPGGAEATRPVGPEPLAGETPNQAPKPGAKSNSIIVSPRQRGNPVLRFVRNVPWEFGDVLPDYVLGQSTCALFLSLRYHNLHPDYIHQRLQSLGKSYALRVLLVQVDVKDPQQALKELAKMCILADCTLILAWSPEEAGRYLETYKAYEQKPADLLMEKLEQDFVSRVTECLTTVKSVNKTDSQTLLTTFGSLEQLIAASREDLSLCPGLGPQKARRLFDVFHEPFLKVPH, from the exons ATGGACGAAGAGGGAGTACACAAGCCCGCTGGCCCACCCACAAGGAAGAAATTCCTCATTCCTACGGACGAGGATGTGGTCCCTCCTCCTGGG GCCAAGCCTTTATTCAGATCTACACGGAGCCTGCCCACCGTGGAGACCTCACCCCCGCCAGGCCCTCAGACCTACGCTGAGTATGCCCTCTCTGGACCTCCAGGCGGGGCTGAAGCCACACGCCCGGTGGGGCCAGAACCCCTGGCAGGAGAGACCCCCAACCAGGCCCCCAAACCAGGAGCAAAATCCAATAGCATCATTGTGAGCCCCCGGCAG AGGGGCAACCCGGTGCTGAGGTTTGTGCGCAACGTGCCCTGGGAGTTCGGGGATGTGCTACCTGACTACGTGCTGGGCCAGAGCACCTGTGCCCTCTTCCTCAG tctCCGCTACCACAACCTCCACCCAGACTACATCCACCAGCGGCTGCAGAGCCTGGGGAAGAGCTACGCCCTGCGAGTCCTGCTTGTCCAGGTGGATGTG AAAGATCCTCAGCAGGCCCTCAAGGAGCTGGCTAAGATGTGCATCCTGGCCGACTGCACCCTGATCCTTGCCTGGAG CCCCGAGGAGGCCGGGCGGTACCTGGAGACATACAAGGCCTACGAGCAGAAGCCGGCCGATCTCCTGATGGAGAAGCTGGAGCAGGACTTCGTTTCCCGG GTGACTGAATGTCTGACCACCGTCAAGTCAGTCAACAAAACGGACAGTCAGACCCTCCTGACTACTTTTGGG TCTCTGGAACAGCTCATAGCTGCATCCCGGGAAGATCTGTCCTTGTGCCCAGGTCTGGGACCCCAGAAG GCCCGAAGGCTGTTTGATGTCTTCCACGAGCCTTTCTTGAAAGTGCCCCACTGA
- the POLR1G gene encoding DNA-directed RNA polymerase I subunit RPA34: MAGTPSGSAARFSCPPNFTATPPASEHSRFSLEALTGPDTELWLIQAPVDFAPDCLNGRLVPLSGSQIVKGKLAGKRHRYRVLSSSGPRAGGEATLLAPSAEAGGGLTCALAPQGSLRIFEGPQESLTGTLLQSIPASPPPQIPPGLRPRFCAFGGSPPVTGPGSVLALKSLASGKRKKKRHLPEASVPQEAVNEHGALEVDTALGSLKLDVGKKEKKHQLKELEATEPLATEPVAEMLEPPGTLSPSTTRKRKKKPKESVEMVKPETGMPESKEKTVEELEFRVKREPLEETVLSPRKKRKKQKEPGEMEPVEGTTVEPQLQVKTEPQEEAIPLPSSKKKKKEKRYKGMREPGMEVTEPEVKPLELTGEVMEPDLPPDVQAQSEAALGSPKKRRKKEKQQNVMMEPGTEVVEPQAEGMEPELPGAAEPQAALASTKKKKKERGHLATEPGTEMTNPQGEMMEPELPDEGQPEARADPASTKKRKKQGQKSQVPETAPQEEMPEPPLNPESGQVAPKGQERKRKKKPQQDPM, encoded by the exons ATGGCGGGAACCCCGTCCGGCA GTGCTGCTCGGTTTTCTTGTCCCCCCAACTTTACTGCGACGCCCCCAGCCTCAGAACACAGTCGTTTCTCTTTGGAGGCATTGACCGGCCCAGATACAGAGCTGTGGCTCATCCAGGCCCCTGTGGACTTCGCCCCAGACTG CCTCAATGGACGACTCGTGCCTCTCTCTGGCTCCCAGATTGTGAAGGGCAAGTTGGCAGGCAAGCGGCACCGCTACAGGGTTCTCAGCAGCAGTGGCCCCAGAGCTGGAGGAGAAGCAACCCTGCTGGCCCCCTcagcagaggcaggagggggaCTCACCTGTGCCCTGGCACCCCAGGGCAGCCTGAGGATCTTTGAGGGTCCCCAGGAATCCCTGACAGGGACTCTACTGCAGTCCATTCCTGCAAGTCCCCCACCACAGATCCCCCCTGGCCTGAGGCCTCGGTTCTGTGCCTTCGGAGGCAGCCCGCCGGTCACAGGGCCTGGGTCCGTCTTGGCCTTGAAGTCCCTGGCTtcagggaagaggaaaaagaagagacactTGCCAGAAGCCTCAGTTCCTCAGGAGGCAGTGAATGAGCATGGGGCCCTGGAGGTGGACACAGCTTTGGGGTCCCTGAAGCTGGAtgtggggaagaaggaaaaaaagcaccAGCTGAAAGAACTGGAGGCGACAGAGCCACTGGCAACAGAGCCCGTTGCTGAGATGCTGGAGCCTCCAGGAACACTGTCCCCATCCACcaccaggaagaggaaaaagaagcccAAAGAGTCTGTAGAAATGGTCAAGCCAGAAACAGGGATGCCAGAATCCAAAGAAAAGACGGTGGAGGAGCTAGAATTCAGGGTTAAAAGGGAGCCTCTGGAAGAGACAGTCCTGTCCcccagaaagaagaggaagaagcagaaggAGCCAGGAGAGATGGAGCCGGTGGAGGGGACGACAGTGGAGCCTCAGCTGCAGGTAAAGACGGAGCCACAGGAGGAAGCCATCCCACTGCCGtcctcaaagaagaagaaaaaggaaaagaggtaCAAAGGAATGAGGGAGCCAGGGATGGAGGTGACGGAGCCAGAGGTGAAGCCTCTGGAGCTCACAGGGGAGGTGATGGAGCCTGACCTGCCACCTGATGTGCAGGCACAGTCTGAGGCAGCTCTGGGATCCcccaaaaagagaaggaagaaagaaaaacagcaaaatgtgATGATGGAGCCAGGGACAGAGGTGGTGGAGCCACAGGCAGAGGGGATGGAGCCCGAGCTGCCAGGTGCTGCTGAGCCTCAGGCAGCTCTAGCATCcaccaagaagaagaagaaggaaagagggcaTCTAGCGACAGAGCCTGGGACTGAGATGACTAACCCCCAAGGCGAGATGATGGAGCCTGAGCTGCCAGATGAGGGGCAGCCTGAGGCTAGGGCAGATCCAGCATCCactaagaagaggaaaaagcaggGCCAAAAAAGCCAGGTGCCCGAGACAGCACCCCAGGAGGAGATGCCAGAGCCCCCGCTGAATCCCGAGTCTGGGCAGGTGGCTCCCAAGGGACAGGAGAGGAAGCGGAAGAAGAAGCCGCAGCAGGATCCCATGTAA